The Humulus lupulus chromosome 4, drHumLupu1.1, whole genome shotgun sequence genome has a window encoding:
- the LOC133833085 gene encoding uncharacterized protein LOC133833085 yields the protein MSGEDDTQERLSRLKQYLESSSASRSSRIITDNPLFQRLAPQDNPVKVPLSSDNESDSDDSVRSYKTVAQQRTLKELAAPNLDQQPLCIQYPPLDVNFELKSGLIHLLPSFHGLPGEDPNKHLKEFHIDAAKEWLYYLPPGTVETWNGMKTMFLERYFPASKVGSIRKEICGIRQYTRESLYEYWERFKRLCASCPHHQISEQLLIQYFYEGLQSLDRSMIDAASGDLVPPPKSANEVSSSNANQLGQQLAQLTAVVQQLALSQQVRPCGICQVVGHPTDTCPTLVEGETEGVNAVGNFPSQLRQMYYEPSSQTYNPGWRDHPNLRYGNLQQIAPQPTSARPPGFTLQQRSQNNFVPKPSQPPQAAPPPSVKPSTEDLINALATNTLQFQQTTQASIKSLENQVGQLAASYNRLEAHLSNKLPSQPEMNPKENASVVTLRSGTQYVPPSPPMPSKLSSKPQVDCSVNEDVPPKPTTPTQLSPKPTFVIPPPFLSRLKKTKKEEVDKEILDTL from the exons ATGTCTGGTGAAGACGATACTCAAGAAAGGTTATCTCGGCTTAAACAATATCTTGAGTCATCGTCAGCTTCTCGTTCTTCAAGGATTATTACCGATAATCCGCTTTTTCAACGTCTTGCTCCACAAGATAATCCTGTTAAAGTGCCATTATCGTCTGACAATGAATCTGATTCTGACGATTCAGTTCGATCCTATAAAACAGTGGCCCAGCAAAGGACATTGAAAGAGTTGGCAGCGCCAAATCTTGACCAACAACCACTATGCATCCAATATCCACCGTTGGATGTAAACTTTGAGCTGAAGTCGGGCCTCATCCACTTATTGCCTTCTTTCCATGGGCTGCCTGGTGAGGATCCGAATAAACATTTGAAGGAGTTTCATATT GATGCAGCTAAAGAGTGGTTGTACTATCTTCCACCTGGTACTGTTGAAACTTGGAATGGTATGAAGACTATGTTCCTAGAACGATACTTTCCAGCATCTAAAGTTGGAAGCATCAGGAAAGAGATCTGTGGTATAAGGCAGTATACAAGAGAGTCTTTGTATgaatattgggagagatttaagaggTTGTGTGCTAGTTGCCCTCATCATCAGATAAGTGAACAGCTCCTCATTCAgtacttttatgaaggattacaatCACTGGATAGGAGTATGATTGATGCAGCCAGTGGGG ATCTTGTTCCACCTCCCAAATCAGCTAATGAAGTGAGCTCCTCTAATGCTAATCAGCTGGGTCAACAATTGGCTCAATTAACTGCAGTGGTCCAACAACTAGCTTTAAGCCAACAGGTGCGGCCATGTGGAATCTGTCAAGTTGTGGGGCACCCTACTGACACTTGCCCTACTCTAGTGGAGGGAGAAACTGAGGGTGTTAACGCTGTAGGAAATTTCCCTAGTCAATTACGTCAGATGTATTATGAACCATCTTCACAAACTTATAATCCTGGCTGGCGTGATCATCCAAACCTTCGGTATGGGAATCTACAACAAATTGCTCCACAACCAACATCAGCGAGACCACCTGGTTTCACTTTGCAACAGCGGTCTCAAAATAATTTTGTACCTAAACCATCACAACCACCACaagctgctccaccaccaagtgtCAAACCTTCTACTGAGGATTTAATCAATGCACTTGCTACAAATACTCTTCAATTTCAGCAAACCACCCAAGCTTCCATCAAAAGTTTGGAGAATCAAGTGGGACAATTAGCAGCATCATATAACAGGTTGGAAGCTCATCTGTCAAATAAATTGCCTTCACAACCTGAGATGAATCCTAAGGAGAATGCTAGTGTAGTAACTTTGCGAAGTGGGACACAATATGTTCCACCTAGTCCTCCAATGCCCAGTAAATTGTCATCCAAGCCACAAGTTGATTGCTCAGTTAATGAAGATGTTCCTCCAAAGCCAACCACCCCTACACAACTAAGCCCTAAGCCTACTTTTGTCATTCCACCTCCATTCCTAAGCAGACTAAAGAAGActaaaaaggaagaggttgacaaggaaATTCTTGATACATTATGA